In one Vibrio sp. VB16 genomic region, the following are encoded:
- a CDS encoding NupC/NupG family nucleoside CNT transporter codes for MSLFMSLIGMVVLIAIAVLLSDNRKAINVRTVGGAFAIQFILGAFVLYVPWGKDLLGGFSSGVASVIDFGKSGTSFLFGNLVSFSVDGLGFIFAFQVLPTLIFFSSLISVLYYIGAMQWVIKILGGALEKALGTSQAESMSAAANIFVGQTEAPLVVRPFVPKMTQSELFAVMCGGLASVAGGVLAGYASMGVPLEYLVAASFMAAPGGLLFAKIIKPETEEFASDVADALDGGDDKPANVIDAAAGGASAGLQLALNVGAMLIAFIGLIALVNGILGGIGGWFGMESLSLELLLGWIFAPLAFLIGVPWEEATLAGSFIGQKTIVNEFVAYLNFVPYVGENAQVVAATGLVMTEKTTAIISFALCGFANLSSIAILLGGLGGIAPGRRHDIARMGIKAVVAGTLSNLMAATIAGFCISLAAF; via the coding sequence ATGAGCCTGTTTATGAGCCTAATCGGCATGGTAGTACTCATTGCAATCGCAGTACTTCTATCCGACAACCGCAAAGCAATAAATGTAAGAACTGTGGGTGGAGCATTCGCTATCCAATTTATTCTAGGTGCATTCGTACTATACGTGCCTTGGGGTAAAGATTTACTCGGTGGTTTCTCTAGCGGTGTCGCTAGCGTGATCGATTTCGGCAAAAGCGGTACTAGTTTCCTTTTCGGTAACCTAGTGAGCTTTTCAGTAGATGGTCTTGGTTTTATTTTCGCATTCCAAGTGCTGCCTACACTAATCTTCTTCTCTTCACTAATATCTGTGCTTTACTACATCGGCGCAATGCAGTGGGTAATCAAAATTCTTGGTGGTGCATTAGAAAAAGCTTTGGGTACGTCTCAAGCTGAATCTATGTCCGCAGCAGCTAACATTTTCGTAGGTCAAACTGAAGCGCCTTTAGTGGTTCGTCCGTTTGTTCCTAAAATGACTCAATCTGAGCTGTTTGCAGTAATGTGTGGTGGTTTAGCGTCAGTAGCGGGTGGTGTACTTGCTGGGTATGCTTCAATGGGTGTTCCTCTAGAATACCTTGTAGCAGCCTCTTTCATGGCCGCCCCTGGTGGTTTACTGTTTGCTAAGATAATCAAACCTGAAACAGAAGAATTTGCTAGTGATGTTGCAGATGCTCTTGACGGTGGCGACGATAAACCTGCTAACGTTATTGATGCGGCAGCTGGCGGTGCGTCTGCTGGTTTGCAACTTGCACTTAACGTAGGTGCAATGCTTATCGCATTCATCGGTCTAATTGCATTAGTCAACGGTATCCTTGGTGGCATCGGTGGTTGGTTCGGTATGGAATCATTAAGCCTAGAACTTCTTCTTGGTTGGATCTTTGCTCCTCTTGCATTCCTTATCGGTGTGCCTTGGGAAGAAGCGACACTGGCGGGTTCTTTCATCGGTCAGAAAACTATCGTTAACGAATTCGTTGCTTACTTGAACTTTGTACCGTACGTGGGTGAAAATGCTCAAGTAGTCGCGGCAACAGGTCTAGTGATGACTGAGAAAACGACGGCAATCATCTCGTTCGCACTATGTGGTTTTGCAAACTTGTCATCTATCGCCATTCTACTAGGTGGTTTGGGTGGTATTGCACCAGGTCGTCGCCATGATATCGCACGTATGGGTATTAAAGCGGTTGTTGCTGGTACATTGTCTAACCTAATGGCTGCAACTATTGCTGGTTTCTGTATCTCTCTTGCTGCATTCTAA
- a CDS encoding TatD family hydrolase, whose protein sequence is MSENHIKLFDTHCHLDREDFSENIEEEIALARQFGVVKFLIPGCGAFNWKRVEKLCNTNRGVFFSLGLHPYFIDQHLNEHVELLDTLLSSRSSRCVAVGECGLDFFHSRKSEEVQKQFFTEQIKLANKYHLPLILHSRKAHQDIIKLLKQNKARHGGVIHAFTGSYQQAMDYINLGFHIGVGGSITYPRAKRTRDAISQLPLRSLVLETDSPDMPVLGRQGKKNHPKNLKIILNELNVLRSESEQTIADQVFENSKSMYAICERECS, encoded by the coding sequence ATGAGTGAGAATCATATAAAGCTTTTCGATACACACTGCCATTTGGATAGAGAGGATTTCTCAGAAAATATAGAAGAAGAGATCGCTCTAGCAAGGCAATTTGGGGTTGTTAAGTTTCTTATTCCCGGTTGTGGTGCTTTTAATTGGAAAAGAGTAGAGAAGCTTTGCAATACTAATAGGGGGGTGTTTTTCTCTCTGGGGTTGCATCCTTATTTTATCGACCAGCATTTAAATGAACATGTTGAATTATTGGATACATTATTATCAAGCAGAAGTAGTCGATGTGTTGCTGTAGGAGAATGTGGGCTAGATTTTTTTCACTCTCGTAAGTCTGAGGAGGTTCAAAAGCAGTTTTTTACAGAACAGATTAAGTTAGCCAATAAATACCATCTTCCATTGATTCTCCATTCTAGAAAGGCACATCAAGATATAATCAAGTTACTGAAACAAAATAAAGCTCGCCATGGTGGAGTGATTCATGCATTTACTGGGAGTTATCAGCAGGCAATGGATTATATTAACCTAGGGTTTCATATTGGTGTTGGCGGGTCGATTACATACCCTAGAGCCAAAAGGACACGTGACGCCATTTCTCAGTTACCTCTTCGTTCGTTGGTGTTAGAAACAGATTCACCTGACATGCCGGTTTTGGGCCGCCAAGGTAAAAAAAATCACCCCAAAAATTTAAAAATCATACTAAATGAACTGAACGTGCTCCGAAGTGAATCCGAGCAAACGATTGCAGATCAGGTGTTTGAAAATAGCAAGTCGATGTATGCAATTTGTGAACGAGAATGTAGTTAA
- a CDS encoding DUF5363 family protein, giving the protein MIRNFKKAIKRYDEWCKSLGLTPEQKRCCVPIKKEDIFESKERKNE; this is encoded by the coding sequence ATGATCAGGAATTTTAAAAAGGCCATTAAGCGCTATGATGAATGGTGTAAATCGCTTGGTTTAACACCAGAACAAAAACGTTGTTGTGTACCAATAAAAAAAGAAGATATTTTTGAATCAAAAGAGAGGAAAAATGAGTGA
- a CDS encoding BMP family lipoprotein: MKKTTLKLSALALAVSSFSVFAAPKPAVIYDTAGKFDKSFNEAVYQNGVKVLETEKGIKVREFEPQNEAQREQGLRRLASRGFSPIVAVGFNMASAVEKVATEFPEIKFTIIDMVVDKPNVQSIVFKEHEGSFLVGALAAKQSKTATVGFIGGMDIPLIRKFACGYEQGAKYANSEATVLQNMTGSTPSAFADPAKGSELAKSQFSKGADVIYAAAGGTGLGVYQAAKDAGKFAIGVDANQNHLQPGTMLTSMVKRVGIAAKDAWIADMDGKWKPGIKVLGLKEGGVAWALDSNNEALITPEMKAYVEGIEADIISGKIAVHDYMSDNTCNY, encoded by the coding sequence GTGAAAAAAACTACTCTTAAGCTATCTGCATTAGCACTAGCAGTATCTTCTTTTAGCGTGTTCGCAGCACCAAAACCAGCCGTTATTTACGATACAGCAGGCAAATTTGACAAGTCTTTTAACGAAGCTGTTTATCAAAATGGTGTGAAAGTATTAGAAACTGAAAAAGGCATTAAAGTTCGCGAATTTGAGCCACAAAACGAAGCTCAACGTGAACAAGGTCTTCGACGTCTAGCAAGTCGCGGTTTTAGCCCAATCGTAGCGGTTGGATTCAACATGGCATCAGCAGTAGAGAAAGTCGCTACTGAGTTCCCTGAAATCAAATTCACCATCATTGATATGGTCGTTGATAAGCCAAACGTTCAATCTATTGTGTTTAAAGAGCATGAAGGTTCTTTCCTTGTTGGTGCTTTAGCTGCAAAGCAATCTAAAACAGCAACCGTTGGCTTTATTGGTGGTATGGACATTCCACTAATTCGTAAGTTTGCCTGTGGTTATGAGCAAGGTGCAAAATACGCTAACTCTGAAGCAACAGTGCTTCAAAACATGACTGGTTCAACTCCTTCTGCTTTCGCTGACCCAGCAAAAGGTTCTGAACTTGCTAAATCACAGTTCTCTAAAGGCGCTGACGTAATTTACGCGGCCGCTGGTGGTACTGGCCTTGGTGTTTATCAAGCAGCAAAAGATGCGGGTAAATTCGCTATCGGTGTTGATGCTAACCAAAACCATCTTCAACCAGGCACCATGCTAACGTCTATGGTTAAACGTGTTGGTATTGCAGCCAAAGATGCTTGGATTGCAGACATGGATGGAAAATGGAAACCAGGAATTAAAGTTCTTGGTCTTAAGGAAGGTGGTGTTGCTTGGGCTCTAGATTCAAACAACGAAGCCCTAATTACGCCAGAAATGAAAGCATATGTAGAAGGTATCGAAGCAGACATCATCTCCGGAAAGATCGCTGTACATGACTACATGTCAGACAATACTTGTAACTACTAA
- a CDS encoding ABC transporter ATP-binding protein, protein MTQVQNFAIELNQINKRFGAVHANRDIDLKVPAGTIHGIIGENGAGKSTLMSIIYGFYHADTGSMLVNNKNYKPSNSQEAISSGIGMVHQHFMLVETFTVLENIILGAENGWKLEESLKSARKKLVQIEKDYGLDVPLDAIVGDLPVGLQQRVEILKALYRDAKILILDEPTGVLTPQEADHLFTILDKLRAQGTTVMIITHKLREVLAITDNISVMRQGTMVDHVVTADTNQDQLAELMVGRKVRLKVEKQPAQPKKARIKVNKLSYFDNSKVQRIKEISFSVREGEIVGIAGVSGNGQSEILGLLSGILKPASGSIELNGNILTSEKPSDPQQVRAMGVGHIPEDRHKQGLINRFEAQEAYILGYHNLPKYNKGLLQDKESIKTLCQSSMDKWDVRPNDVTLKTANFSGGNQQKLVIAREMEENPNVLLVGQPTRGVDIGAIEYIHQQIIMSRDAGKAVLLVSVELDEILSLADRIIVVFDGNIVGEVQADQADEKTLGLMMANIMPEHLKNNNESQGEAL, encoded by the coding sequence GTGACTCAAGTTCAAAACTTTGCCATTGAACTAAATCAGATAAATAAGCGTTTTGGCGCAGTACACGCCAACCGTGATATTGATCTTAAAGTTCCCGCGGGCACCATTCACGGCATTATTGGTGAAAATGGTGCGGGTAAATCCACGTTAATGAGCATCATTTACGGTTTTTACCATGCCGATACCGGCTCTATGCTCGTTAATAATAAAAACTACAAACCATCCAATTCTCAAGAAGCCATTAGTTCCGGCATTGGTATGGTTCATCAACATTTCATGTTGGTGGAGACTTTCACCGTTTTGGAAAACATTATTTTAGGCGCTGAGAATGGCTGGAAGTTAGAAGAGAGCTTGAAATCTGCTCGTAAAAAGCTCGTTCAAATTGAAAAAGATTATGGCTTAGATGTTCCTCTTGACGCGATTGTGGGAGATTTACCGGTAGGTTTACAACAACGCGTGGAAATTCTAAAAGCATTATATCGTGATGCCAAAATACTTATACTTGATGAGCCTACAGGTGTACTAACACCACAAGAAGCCGACCACCTTTTCACTATCCTTGACAAGCTTCGTGCACAAGGCACCACCGTTATGATTATTACGCATAAATTGCGTGAGGTCCTCGCCATCACAGATAACATATCTGTAATGCGTCAGGGTACGATGGTTGACCATGTTGTAACTGCAGATACCAATCAAGATCAACTTGCTGAACTCATGGTTGGACGTAAAGTTCGACTTAAAGTAGAAAAACAACCAGCACAACCAAAAAAGGCTAGAATCAAAGTCAATAAACTCAGTTACTTTGATAACAGCAAAGTGCAAAGAATTAAAGAGATTAGCTTTTCCGTTCGTGAGGGTGAGATTGTCGGTATTGCAGGTGTGTCTGGCAACGGTCAATCTGAAATCCTCGGTCTGCTTTCTGGCATCCTAAAGCCCGCATCAGGTAGCATTGAACTCAATGGCAATATCCTAACGTCTGAAAAACCTAGCGACCCTCAACAGGTCCGTGCCATGGGAGTTGGTCATATTCCGGAAGATAGGCATAAACAAGGTTTAATTAACAGATTTGAAGCGCAAGAAGCTTACATTCTTGGTTATCACAATCTACCAAAATACAACAAAGGTTTACTCCAAGATAAAGAATCGATTAAAACGCTTTGTCAGTCGAGCATGGACAAGTGGGATGTTCGTCCAAATGATGTCACACTCAAGACAGCAAATTTCTCTGGAGGTAATCAACAGAAACTCGTTATTGCGAGAGAGATGGAAGAGAACCCTAACGTTCTACTTGTTGGTCAACCCACTCGTGGTGTTGATATCGGCGCCATCGAATATATCCACCAACAGATAATAATGAGCCGCGACGCGGGAAAAGCTGTATTGCTCGTTTCCGTCGAACTAGATGAAATATTAAGTCTTGCCGATCGTATTATCGTGGTGTTTGACGGCAACATTGTTGGTGAAGTACAAGCAGACCAAGCCGATGAAAAAACACTAGGATTAATGATGGCGAACATCATGCCTGAACATCTTAAAAACAACAACGAATCCCAAGGAGAAGCATTATGA
- a CDS encoding ABC transporter permease gives MSQAKIPAWVTVALLPAINVMVAFLVSALLFIYIDISPIDAAKVMWTGAFGYAEGFGYTLYYATGFIFTGLAVSVAFNASLFNIGGEGQAYIGGLGVGLVCLTLGEYAPWYITFPVAIIVGGLFGAAWAFIPAYLQAKRGSHIVITTIMFNFIAASLMAYLLVDVLKPENTMATESRVFAVSSWLPKMHEMVAVFGFDIAPSPLNLSFVFALLCCVFVWLFIWHTRWGYELRAVGANPSASGYAGINYVRVVIITMLISGMLAGFFGLNVLQGELHQIKLNFVEGFGFTGIAVALMGRNHPVGVLLASLLFGFLYQGGAELSFEYGVDRNIVVVLQGLVILFSGALEHMFRPSLERTYLRVFAKSKVGVA, from the coding sequence ATGAGTCAGGCTAAAATCCCTGCTTGGGTAACCGTTGCGTTACTGCCTGCCATAAATGTAATGGTGGCATTTTTAGTTTCAGCATTATTGTTTATTTATATAGACATTAGCCCTATCGACGCCGCCAAAGTTATGTGGACCGGTGCATTTGGCTACGCTGAAGGTTTTGGTTATACCCTATATTACGCCACTGGTTTTATTTTCACTGGACTTGCAGTTTCAGTGGCATTTAATGCCAGCCTTTTCAATATCGGTGGAGAAGGACAAGCCTATATTGGTGGCTTAGGTGTTGGCTTAGTTTGCCTTACCTTAGGCGAATATGCACCTTGGTATATCACCTTCCCTGTCGCGATTATCGTCGGTGGGCTGTTTGGTGCCGCTTGGGCTTTCATTCCGGCTTACCTACAGGCGAAAAGAGGTTCACATATCGTGATTACCACGATTATGTTTAACTTTATTGCCGCCTCATTGATGGCTTACCTTTTAGTCGATGTTTTAAAACCTGAAAACACCATGGCCACAGAAAGTAGGGTTTTTGCCGTTAGCAGTTGGCTACCAAAAATGCACGAAATGGTTGCGGTGTTTGGCTTCGACATTGCGCCTAGTCCACTAAACTTGAGTTTTGTATTTGCTCTACTTTGCTGTGTTTTTGTCTGGTTGTTTATCTGGCATACACGTTGGGGCTATGAACTAAGAGCGGTTGGTGCAAACCCATCTGCATCTGGATACGCTGGCATAAATTACGTACGAGTCGTGATTATCACCATGTTGATATCTGGTATGTTAGCGGGCTTTTTTGGTCTCAATGTTCTTCAAGGAGAGCTGCATCAGATAAAACTGAACTTTGTCGAAGGATTTGGTTTTACCGGTATTGCTGTTGCCTTAATGGGACGTAATCACCCTGTAGGGGTATTATTAGCTAGCTTGTTATTTGGCTTTCTCTATCAAGGCGGAGCAGAATTGAGCTTCGAATACGGTGTAGACCGAAATATCGTTGTGGTATTGCAAGGATTGGTTATTCTTTTCTCGGGCGCATTAGAACATATGTTCCGACCATCCCTAGAGCGTACTTATCTTAGAGTGTTCGCTAAATCTAAAGTTGGGGTAGCTTAA
- a CDS encoding ABC transporter permease, protein MFETIILMLDATIRVATPLILAALAGMISERSGIVNIALEGKLLASAFAGAAAAHVTGSAWLGLFAGISVSILLALLHGFASITHRGDQVVSGMAINILAAGLTVTLGRHWFHQGGQTPALSGDARFAPIHLPGADSLADTPIIGLLYSELLSGHSALEYLVILIVPLTWFIMYKTRFGLRLRAVGESPSAVDTAGISVVKMRYLAMVLCGTLVGIGGVYLSVGQTAQFIPNMSAGKGYMALAALIFGKWKPITAMAACLLFGFLDALAIRLQGVTIGDFPIPVQAIEAIPYILTVFLLAGFIGKAIGPKAVGVPYTKERE, encoded by the coding sequence ATGTTTGAAACGATTATATTGATGCTTGATGCAACCATACGAGTTGCTACTCCACTCATATTAGCAGCACTTGCGGGTATGATAAGTGAACGTTCCGGTATTGTTAATATCGCTTTAGAAGGTAAGTTGCTAGCTTCTGCGTTTGCAGGTGCGGCGGCAGCCCATGTAACTGGGTCTGCATGGCTTGGTTTATTTGCTGGTATTTCTGTCTCAATATTGCTTGCCCTATTACACGGTTTTGCTTCAATAACCCATAGGGGTGATCAGGTTGTGAGCGGTATGGCAATAAATATTCTTGCTGCTGGCCTTACGGTTACGTTAGGGCGCCACTGGTTCCATCAAGGTGGTCAAACTCCAGCGTTATCCGGAGATGCACGCTTTGCACCAATCCACTTACCTGGCGCCGATTCATTAGCGGACACCCCTATAATTGGCCTTCTCTATTCAGAGCTATTAAGCGGCCACTCAGCACTAGAGTACCTTGTTATTCTTATTGTGCCCTTAACGTGGTTTATCATGTATAAAACCCGTTTTGGTCTAAGACTACGTGCTGTAGGCGAATCACCCAGTGCTGTTGATACAGCTGGTATCTCTGTGGTTAAAATGCGCTATCTTGCGATGGTCCTTTGCGGAACTTTAGTTGGGATTGGTGGTGTGTACCTTTCTGTTGGGCAGACAGCACAGTTTATTCCAAACATGAGTGCAGGCAAGGGCTATATGGCGCTTGCCGCATTGATCTTTGGCAAGTGGAAACCTATTACCGCAATGGCGGCTTGTCTGTTGTTTGGCTTCCTTGATGCGCTGGCTATTCGTTTGCAAGGGGTAACCATTGGTGATTTCCCAATTCCGGTTCAAGCAATAGAAGCCATTCCGTATATTCTCACCGTATTCCTGCTTGCGGGTTTCATTGGCAAAGCCATTGGACCAAAAGCGGTTGGTGTTCCATACACCAAAGAGCGTGAATAA
- the prfC gene encoding peptide chain release factor 3, which produces MSNSPFIGEVSKRRTFAIISHPDAGKTTITEKVLLFGRAIQSAGTVKGRGSNQHAKSDWMEMEKERGISVTTSVMQFPFNGSLVNLLDTPGHEDFSEDTYRTLTAVDSCLMVIDSAKGVEARTRKLMEVTRLRDTPIVTFMNKLDREIRDPMELLDEVESELKIACAPISWPIGCGKEFKGVYHIHRDETYLYSTGQGHTIQEEKIIKGLGNPELEAAIGDELAEQLRDELELVIGASHEFDQELFLAGELTPVFFGTALGNFGVDHMLEGLTSWAPQPLSRQANEREVKATEEKFSGFIFKIQANMDPKHRDRIAFMRIVSGTYSQGMKMNHVRLGKQINISDAVTFMAGDRSRAEQAYAGDIIGLHNHGTIQIGDTFTQGEALKFSGIPNFAPELFRRIRLRDPLKQKQLLKGLVQLSEEGAVQVFRPLQNNDLIVGAVGVLQFDVVVARLKSEYNVEAIYESVNVATARWIECDDEKTLDEFRRKGQANLALDGGNNLSYIAPTMVNLNLAQERFPDIQFRATREH; this is translated from the coding sequence ATGTCAAATAGCCCTTTTATAGGTGAAGTGTCTAAACGTAGAACCTTCGCGATCATCTCTCACCCAGATGCAGGTAAAACAACCATCACCGAAAAAGTGTTACTTTTCGGGCGCGCTATTCAATCTGCTGGTACTGTGAAAGGTCGAGGCTCAAACCAGCACGCTAAGTCAGACTGGATGGAGATGGAAAAAGAACGTGGTATTTCAGTGACAACTTCTGTAATGCAATTTCCATTTAATGGTAGCTTAGTTAACCTGCTTGATACCCCAGGGCACGAAGACTTCTCTGAAGATACTTATCGGACGCTAACGGCTGTCGATTCTTGTTTAATGGTTATAGATTCAGCAAAGGGTGTTGAAGCCCGCACACGTAAGCTGATGGAAGTTACGCGTTTGCGTGACACTCCTATTGTTACCTTTATGAATAAACTCGACCGAGAAATTCGTGACCCTATGGAGCTTCTAGATGAAGTCGAAAGCGAATTAAAGATAGCGTGTGCTCCAATTTCTTGGCCGATAGGCTGTGGTAAAGAGTTTAAAGGTGTTTACCACATCCATAGGGACGAGACGTATCTCTATTCAACGGGACAAGGCCATACTATTCAAGAAGAAAAGATTATTAAAGGGTTAGGTAATCCTGAACTTGAAGCAGCTATTGGCGATGAACTTGCAGAACAGCTTAGAGATGAACTGGAATTGGTTATTGGTGCGTCGCATGAATTTGATCAAGAGTTGTTTCTTGCTGGAGAATTGACACCGGTGTTCTTTGGTACGGCTCTTGGTAATTTTGGCGTAGACCATATGCTAGAAGGGTTAACCAGTTGGGCTCCTCAGCCATTATCTCGCCAAGCCAATGAACGTGAAGTAAAAGCAACAGAAGAGAAGTTTTCCGGGTTCATATTTAAAATTCAAGCTAATATGGATCCAAAGCACCGAGACCGCATTGCGTTTATGCGTATAGTTTCCGGAACATACTCTCAGGGTATGAAGATGAATCATGTACGTCTAGGCAAACAGATAAATATCTCTGATGCTGTTACGTTTATGGCGGGTGATCGTTCTCGTGCAGAGCAGGCTTATGCGGGTGATATTATTGGCCTACATAATCATGGAACCATTCAAATTGGCGATACCTTTACTCAAGGAGAAGCGCTTAAGTTCTCCGGTATCCCTAACTTTGCACCAGAATTATTTCGCCGTATTCGCTTAAGAGATCCGTTAAAGCAGAAGCAACTGCTCAAAGGATTGGTCCAACTTTCTGAAGAGGGTGCAGTACAGGTGTTCCGTCCTCTACAAAATAACGATCTTATCGTCGGTGCGGTAGGTGTGCTTCAGTTCGATGTCGTCGTCGCACGTTTGAAATCAGAGTACAACGTAGAAGCGATTTACGAGAGTGTGAATGTGGCAACGGCTCGTTGGATTGAATGTGATGACGAGAAAACACTGGATGAGTTTAGACGTAAAGGGCAAGCGAACTTGGCGCTTGATGGTGGTAATAATCTCTCTTATATTGCGCCAACTATGGTAAATCTAAATCTAGCTCAAGAGCGTTTCCCTGATATTCAATTCAGAGCAACACGCGAGCACTAA
- the rimI gene encoding ribosomal protein S18-alanine N-acetyltransferase, which translates to MTNKLEPLAEGFLQDVWRIEQDAHSHPWAQSMISDVTSRGACHHVLLCDEEVVGYFYAQNIVGEVTLLNIAIDPQRQGQGLGKVLLEYFLTMCEDAKAESVWLEVRESNQKARSLYEALGFNEVDRRYNYYPSKKGKEDAVIMSYLFF; encoded by the coding sequence ATGACAAATAAATTAGAGCCTTTAGCAGAAGGTTTTCTGCAAGATGTGTGGCGGATTGAACAAGACGCACATAGCCACCCTTGGGCACAGTCTATGATAAGCGATGTGACTAGCCGAGGGGCTTGTCATCATGTACTTCTGTGTGACGAGGAAGTCGTGGGTTACTTTTATGCCCAGAATATCGTCGGCGAAGTGACATTGCTCAATATTGCTATCGATCCGCAAAGGCAAGGGCAAGGACTGGGTAAAGTGCTTCTCGAATACTTTTTAACGATGTGTGAAGACGCAAAGGCTGAAAGTGTTTGGCTAGAGGTTCGAGAAAGTAATCAGAAGGCTCGTTCTTTGTATGAGGCTTTAGGGTTTAATGAAGTTGATAGACGCTATAATTATTATCCTAGTAAAAAAGGGAAAGAGGATGCTGTTATCATGAGTTATCTGTTTTTTTAA
- a CDS encoding DNA polymerase III subunit psi — MQYLEEMDIQNWVLLHPSRLSGCPIENVDIPESCRLLLVSPEKPEGDIVVMLEKVLKSMKLELSQAMHIFPEQFNYLGSHHLKWVWFAGCDKTGIPNLNTLVSPVLTKIDGNNQERRNLWQNICSYDK, encoded by the coding sequence ATGCAATATCTTGAAGAAATGGATATTCAGAATTGGGTATTACTTCACCCTTCAAGGCTTTCTGGTTGCCCAATTGAGAACGTTGATATACCTGAGTCTTGCCGATTATTGTTGGTGTCACCCGAGAAACCGGAAGGTGATATTGTCGTCATGCTTGAAAAGGTGCTGAAAAGCATGAAATTAGAATTATCGCAAGCGATGCACATTTTCCCTGAACAGTTTAATTATCTAGGTTCCCACCATTTAAAATGGGTCTGGTTTGCTGGCTGTGATAAAACAGGGATACCCAATTTAAATACGCTAGTCTCTCCCGTGTTAACGAAGATAGATGGCAACAATCAAGAGCGACGAAACTTGTGGCAGAACATCTGTTCTTATGACAAATAA
- a CDS encoding GNAT family N-acetyltransferase, with amino-acid sequence MLIRTEAPADILPINTLLKSAFETNAEAELVMSLRENSRFTLSLVACTDDGELIGYALFTPVSLNGEQLGWQGLAPVAVKREFRHQGIAGNMIKEGLDSLYEFGYLGCVVLGNPEFYSRFGFVDATLFDMRSTWEVPEGVFRVKELAENEFFGKQGLIEYSPEFSLL; translated from the coding sequence ATGCTTATTAGAACCGAAGCTCCAGCAGACATATTACCTATTAACACTTTGCTTAAATCTGCGTTTGAAACAAACGCAGAAGCTGAACTTGTTATGAGTTTAAGAGAAAATAGCCGATTTACGCTCTCACTGGTAGCGTGTACCGATGATGGAGAATTGATTGGATATGCTCTTTTTACTCCAGTATCGTTGAATGGCGAACAACTGGGGTGGCAAGGTTTAGCACCCGTAGCCGTGAAACGAGAGTTTCGTCATCAAGGTATCGCGGGCAACATGATTAAAGAAGGGTTAGATTCTCTTTATGAATTTGGCTATTTAGGTTGTGTCGTTCTGGGGAATCCAGAATTTTATAGTCGATTTGGTTTTGTCGACGCGACCCTATTTGATATGCGCTCGACATGGGAAGTGCCTGAAGGCGTATTTCGTGTTAAAGAGTTAGCTGAGAATGAATTCTTCGGTAAACAGGGCTTGATAGAATATAGTCCTGAATTCTCATTACTCTAA
- the ubiT gene encoding ubiquinone anaerobic biosynthesis accessory factor UbiT: protein MLNKLRTQLVQNAAQILRSPVQVFPKHLQNKILIEGLKQVFHEALEDGDFEFLEDKWLKVTILDLNLQWFISYRNDELVIAKESVTEDVSFAGQLNDLVLIVGRKEDPDTLFFQRRLRIEGDTELGLEVKNLMDSVDLDALPKPLQIFINELADFVYKGLHSEKNQDGMANAY, encoded by the coding sequence GTGTTAAACAAGCTTCGAACTCAATTAGTGCAAAACGCAGCGCAAATTTTGAGATCTCCAGTCCAAGTTTTCCCTAAACATTTACAAAACAAAATCTTAATCGAAGGGTTAAAACAAGTTTTTCATGAAGCCTTGGAAGACGGTGATTTTGAATTTCTCGAAGATAAATGGTTGAAAGTGACTATTTTGGATTTGAACCTGCAATGGTTTATTAGCTATCGAAATGATGAATTAGTTATAGCAAAGGAATCGGTCACTGAAGATGTGAGCTTTGCTGGTCAACTTAATGATTTGGTGTTAATTGTTGGTCGTAAAGAAGATCCTGATACCCTGTTTTTTCAAAGGCGTTTAAGAATTGAAGGCGATACAGAACTCGGCTTAGAGGTCAAGAATTTAATGGATAGCGTTGATCTTGATGCGCTGCCAAAACCCCTTCAAATATTTATTAATGAGTTAGCAGACTTTGTATACAAAGGGTTGCACAGCGAAAAAAATCAAGATGGAATGGCCAATGCTTATTAG